Proteins from one Triticum aestivum cultivar Chinese Spring chromosome 7A, IWGSC CS RefSeq v2.1, whole genome shotgun sequence genomic window:
- the LOC123152327 gene encoding glutamate dehydrogenase 1, mitochondrial, with the protein MLIPAALAGVINKDNVDAIKAKYIIEAANHPTDPKAEEILAKKGVLILPDILANSGRVMVSYFEWVQNLQGFMWDEEKVNRELKTYMTRASNMF; encoded by the exons ATGCTCATCCCGGCAGCTCTGGCAGGAGTCATAAACAa GGACAATGTTGATGCCATCAAAGCAAAGTACATCATCGAAGCTGCTAACCACCCAACAGACCCCAAGGCCGAAGAG ATTCTGGCAAAGAAGGGCGTGCTGATCCTACCGGACATACTGGCCAACTCCGGCAGAGTGATGGTGAGCTACTTCGAGTGGGTGCAGAATCTCCAGGGGTTCATGTGGGACGAGGAGAAGGTGAATCGGGAGCTCAAGACGTACATGACCCGCGCCTCAAACATGTTCTGA